From a single Cotesia glomerata isolate CgM1 linkage group LG6, MPM_Cglom_v2.3, whole genome shotgun sequence genomic region:
- the LOC123268044 gene encoding uncharacterized protein LOC123268044, whose protein sequence is MSSNLQENNNNISDEKHEEIMEIEAIENTSRDYNSNDDCDATTSSQELQSKSDSFMSQNSNVSNFETDFLTAKRTPKINIMTPELAAALDRGNVSSRSATYVLAATLKSVGFDTRNVNLSYKTIQRQRIIHRKEIAKGLKEDLKFNDNYVVHWDGKLLSDIVGTETVDRLPVLLTSSGSEQLLGIPKMNSGSGIEQALAVYSTMEQWGVSNYIKAICFDTAATNTGIHHGAGVELEKILKRKLIWLPCRHHVIELVIKGVFEAYWPVQSGPNVPFFNRFKIGWNKINTSKYNAGINDKMSG, encoded by the exons ATGTCTTCAAATCtgcaagaaaataataataatatctcaGACGAAAAACACGAAGAAATAATGGAAATAGAGGCGATAG aaaacACCTCTCGTGATTATAACAGTAATGATGATTGTGATGCTACAACATCTAGTCAGGAGTTGCAATCAAAGTCAGATTCATTTATGAGTCAAAATTCAAATGTGTCTAACTTTGAAACAGATTTTTTAACAGCAAAACGGacaccaaaaattaatattatgacGCCAGAATTAGCTGCTGCACTGGATCGTGGTAATGTAAGTAGCCGAAGCGCCACATATGTTTTGGCAGCTACTTTAAAAAGTGTGGGATTCGATACTCGGAATGTAAATTTGAGTTATAAAACTATTCAACGACAGCGTATAATTCATCGGAAAGAAATTGCTAAAGGCTTAAAAGAAGACTTAAAATTCAATGACAATTATGTGGTCCATTGGGATGGTAAACTGCTAAGTGATATTGTTGGGACAGAAACAGTAGATAGGCTTCCGGTGCTTTTAACATCGTCTGGCAGTGAACAGCTATTGGGTAttccaaaaatgaattcaGGATCTGGGATTGAGCAAGCTTTAGCTGTATACTCAACTATGGAGCAATGGGGTGTCAGTAATTACATAAAAGCGATATGCTTTGATACTGCAGCAACCAATAcgg GAATTCATCATGGCGCTGGCGTAGAGCTTGAGAAAATTCTGAAACGAAAGCTTATATGGTTACCCTGTCGTCATCATGTAATTGAACTTGTCATAAAAGGCGTTTTTGAAGCTTACTGGCCAGTACAATCAGGTCCGAAcgttccattttttaatcgattTAAAATCGGTTGGAATAAAATCAACACATCCAAATATAACGCTGGCATCAACGATAAGATGAGTGgctaa
- the LOC123266699 gene encoding putative odorant receptor 92a isoform X1, whose translation MYQKFTNVLSIVLRCSGYWPMISSTKTIFKILNYLLRIFNLTVFLFLTSIIIGDAISNFDDLSLITDNLCFLIGCFEVASKAFKFTTEYKNIMLLIKDIYEPFDMLRTMDNLEVMTQINSLARFEIKQASILIGLVTLLVIARIFGADRTTKQFPVRAYFPFDSSTSPRYQLLYLAVSYGVIFIDFSLFAFDMVIVVIMRYLTFHLKILLANYRHCHVKPIETIDGNLSSDLKVIGKYDAITHANNEDDDDQKEDIENFVFFKLNNEDVNKINSFDWRLKQCIMHHQKIVKMTTILNDCFSFCVVIQIMASTILICLNGFQILLANNDTHLFLRRIMAIFIVLLQLFFWCWYGNNMSTVADALTYNQWMCGWENEFKRGVSNSVTTSMILSLRSLELRAMGLVPLSLQTFVSAMKTSYSVLILLLTVVEN comes from the exons ATGTACCAGAAGTTCACAAATGTACTATCCATAGTTCTAAG atGCAGTGGATATTGGCCAATGATTTCATCAaccaaaacaatttttaaaatattaaattatctattacgtatctttaatttaactgtatttttgtttttgacgTCGATTATAATCGGTGACGcaatttctaattttgatGACTTATCGCTCATCACAGATAACTTATGTTTTTTAATCGGCTGCTTTGAAGTTGCATCGAAGGCATTCAAGTTCACTACtgaatacaaaaatattatgcTATTGATCAAAGATATTTATGAACCATTTGATATGCTCAGAACTATGGATA atcTAGAAGTGATGACACAAATTAACAGCTTAGCCCGATTTGAAATCAAACAAGCTTCTATATTGATTGGTCTCGTTACTTTGTTAGTAATAGCTCGTATTTTTGGCGCTGACCGAACAACCAAACAATTTCCAGTCCGTGCTTATTTTCCATTTGACTCATCTACATCCCCCCGTTATCAATTACTGTACCTTGCAGTATCCTACggtgttatttttatagactTTTCTTTGTTTGCATTCGACATGGTAATCGTTGTGATAATGAGGTACTTAACCTTCCATTTGAAAATATTGTTAGCTAATTACAGACACTGCCACGttaaaccaatcgaaactatCGATGGCAATTTATCGTCCGACCTAAAAGTGATTGGAAAATATGACGCAATAACGCATGCAAATAATGAAGACGATGATGATCAAAAAGAAGATATTGAAaactttgtattttttaaacttaacaatgaagatgtaaataaaataaatagtttcgATTGGAGATTGAAGCAATGCATCATGCATCATCAGAAAATAGTAAAGATGACGACAATTCTTAACGACTGCTTCAGTTTTTGTGTTGTTATTCAAATTATGGCTAGTACTATATTAATATGTCTGAAcggatttcaaattttgtta GCTAACAATGatactcatttatttttaagacgAATTATGGCtatatttatagttttacTGCAACTATTTTTCTGGTGCTGGTATGGAAACAATATGAGCACCGta GCAGATGCACTCACTTACAATCAATGGATGTGCGGTTGGGAAAATGAATTCAAACGAGGTGTGAGCAATTCCGTAACTACATCTATGATTCTATCACTGCGATCACTAGAACTACGAGCTATGGGCCTGGTTCCTTTATCGCTGCAAACATTTGTTtcg gctATGAAAACGTCATACTCGGTGTTAATACTTTTACTCACTGTAGTTGAAAACTGA
- the LOC123266699 gene encoding putative odorant receptor 92a isoform X2, which yields MISSTKTIFKILNYLLRIFNLTVFLFLTSIIIGDAISNFDDLSLITDNLCFLIGCFEVASKAFKFTTEYKNIMLLIKDIYEPFDMLRTMDNLEVMTQINSLARFEIKQASILIGLVTLLVIARIFGADRTTKQFPVRAYFPFDSSTSPRYQLLYLAVSYGVIFIDFSLFAFDMVIVVIMRYLTFHLKILLANYRHCHVKPIETIDGNLSSDLKVIGKYDAITHANNEDDDDQKEDIENFVFFKLNNEDVNKINSFDWRLKQCIMHHQKIVKMTTILNDCFSFCVVIQIMASTILICLNGFQILLANNDTHLFLRRIMAIFIVLLQLFFWCWYGNNMSTVADALTYNQWMCGWENEFKRGVSNSVTTSMILSLRSLELRAMGLVPLSLQTFVSAMKTSYSVLILLLTVVEN from the exons ATGATTTCATCAaccaaaacaatttttaaaatattaaattatctattacgtatctttaatttaactgtatttttgtttttgacgTCGATTATAATCGGTGACGcaatttctaattttgatGACTTATCGCTCATCACAGATAACTTATGTTTTTTAATCGGCTGCTTTGAAGTTGCATCGAAGGCATTCAAGTTCACTACtgaatacaaaaatattatgcTATTGATCAAAGATATTTATGAACCATTTGATATGCTCAGAACTATGGATA atcTAGAAGTGATGACACAAATTAACAGCTTAGCCCGATTTGAAATCAAACAAGCTTCTATATTGATTGGTCTCGTTACTTTGTTAGTAATAGCTCGTATTTTTGGCGCTGACCGAACAACCAAACAATTTCCAGTCCGTGCTTATTTTCCATTTGACTCATCTACATCCCCCCGTTATCAATTACTGTACCTTGCAGTATCCTACggtgttatttttatagactTTTCTTTGTTTGCATTCGACATGGTAATCGTTGTGATAATGAGGTACTTAACCTTCCATTTGAAAATATTGTTAGCTAATTACAGACACTGCCACGttaaaccaatcgaaactatCGATGGCAATTTATCGTCCGACCTAAAAGTGATTGGAAAATATGACGCAATAACGCATGCAAATAATGAAGACGATGATGATCAAAAAGAAGATATTGAAaactttgtattttttaaacttaacaatgaagatgtaaataaaataaatagtttcgATTGGAGATTGAAGCAATGCATCATGCATCATCAGAAAATAGTAAAGATGACGACAATTCTTAACGACTGCTTCAGTTTTTGTGTTGTTATTCAAATTATGGCTAGTACTATATTAATATGTCTGAAcggatttcaaattttgtta GCTAACAATGatactcatttatttttaagacgAATTATGGCtatatttatagttttacTGCAACTATTTTTCTGGTGCTGGTATGGAAACAATATGAGCACCGta GCAGATGCACTCACTTACAATCAATGGATGTGCGGTTGGGAAAATGAATTCAAACGAGGTGTGAGCAATTCCGTAACTACATCTATGATTCTATCACTGCGATCACTAGAACTACGAGCTATGGGCCTGGTTCCTTTATCGCTGCAAACATTTGTTtcg gctATGAAAACGTCATACTCGGTGTTAATACTTTTACTCACTGTAGTTGAAAACTGA
- the LOC123266699 gene encoding uncharacterized protein LOC123266699 isoform X3, which produces MYQKFTNVLSIVLRCSGYWPMISSTKTIFKILNYLLRIFNLTVFLFLTSIIIGDAISNFDDLSLITDNLCFLIGCFEVASKAFKFTTEYKNIMLLIKDIYEPFDMLRTMDNLEVMTQINSLARFEIKQASILIGLVTLLVIARIFGADRTTKQFPVRAYFPFDSSTSPRYQLLYLAVSYGVIFIDFSLFAFDMVIVVIMRYLTFHLKILLANYRHCHVKPIETIDGNLSSDLKVIGKYDAITHANNEDDDDQKEDIENFVFFKLNNEDVNKINSFDWRLKQCIMHHQKIVKMTTILNDCFSFCVVIQIMASTILICLNGFQILLTNYGYIYSFTATIFLVLVWKQYEHRSRCTHLQSMDVRLGK; this is translated from the exons ATGTACCAGAAGTTCACAAATGTACTATCCATAGTTCTAAG atGCAGTGGATATTGGCCAATGATTTCATCAaccaaaacaatttttaaaatattaaattatctattacgtatctttaatttaactgtatttttgtttttgacgTCGATTATAATCGGTGACGcaatttctaattttgatGACTTATCGCTCATCACAGATAACTTATGTTTTTTAATCGGCTGCTTTGAAGTTGCATCGAAGGCATTCAAGTTCACTACtgaatacaaaaatattatgcTATTGATCAAAGATATTTATGAACCATTTGATATGCTCAGAACTATGGATA atcTAGAAGTGATGACACAAATTAACAGCTTAGCCCGATTTGAAATCAAACAAGCTTCTATATTGATTGGTCTCGTTACTTTGTTAGTAATAGCTCGTATTTTTGGCGCTGACCGAACAACCAAACAATTTCCAGTCCGTGCTTATTTTCCATTTGACTCATCTACATCCCCCCGTTATCAATTACTGTACCTTGCAGTATCCTACggtgttatttttatagactTTTCTTTGTTTGCATTCGACATGGTAATCGTTGTGATAATGAGGTACTTAACCTTCCATTTGAAAATATTGTTAGCTAATTACAGACACTGCCACGttaaaccaatcgaaactatCGATGGCAATTTATCGTCCGACCTAAAAGTGATTGGAAAATATGACGCAATAACGCATGCAAATAATGAAGACGATGATGATCAAAAAGAAGATATTGAAaactttgtattttttaaacttaacaatgaagatgtaaataaaataaatagtttcgATTGGAGATTGAAGCAATGCATCATGCATCATCAGAAAATAGTAAAGATGACGACAATTCTTAACGACTGCTTCAGTTTTTGTGTTGTTATTCAAATTATGGCTAGTACTATATTAATATGTCTGAAcggatttcaaattttgtta acgAATTATGGCtatatttatagttttacTGCAACTATTTTTCTGGTGCTGGTATGGAAACAATATGAGCACCGta GCAGATGCACTCACTTACAATCAATGGATGTGCGGTTGGGAAAATGA